Proteins encoded in a region of the Populus alba chromosome 13, ASM523922v2, whole genome shotgun sequence genome:
- the LOC118054001 gene encoding basic helix-loop-helix protein 004 — MVSREQKRAAKQKKLQLLRSITNSLAHDNASIILDASNYIKDLKQRVEKLNQDVATAASFTSQNFPTIRVEEQENDFLIKVFTARNCQGLLVFILEAFEELGLEVLQARVSTSDSFLLEAIATRENKEADDHIDDQVVKQVVLQGIQKWIEVSEQE; from the exons ATGGTTTCTAGGGAGCAAAAAAGGGCAGCCAAGCAAAAGAAGCTGCAACTTCTTCGTTCCATCACCAACTCTCTTGCG CACGACAACGCCTCTATCATATTAGATGCATCAAATTACATAAAGGACTTAAAGCAAAGGGTAGAAAAATTGAATCAAGACGTTGCTACTGCTGCAAGCTTTACTAGCCAGAATTTCCCCACG ATTAGAGTAGAAGAACAAGAGAATGATTTTCTGATTAAGGTATTCACCGCAAGGAACTGCCAAGGATTGCTTGTATTCATATTGGAAGCCTTTGAAGAGCTCGGCCTTGAGGTGCTCCAAGCTAGGGTTTCTACTTCGGACAGTTTCCTTTTAGAAGCTATTGCTACAAGA GAGAATAAAGAAGCTGATGACCATATCGATGATCAGGTGGTAAAACAAGTAGTGTTGCAAGGGATACAGAAATGGATTGAAGTTAGTGAGCAAGAATGA